The nucleotide window GTGCTGTATTTGGAGAGCGCTGTATCGGGGGAGCCAATGTTGGGTTGCTAAGTCGGTGGCTAGAATGCACTTGGTGTTCATGTTTTTGGCTGTCTAGCAACATTGGTTTTGTAATGATACACGTTCTAGAGTtccagagaaagagaaagtgagtgtgtgtatgtgtgtgtgagtcaggtCAGCTCTTTCCACTAGTTCAGGATTTCTCACAGCCTCCTGCACTCCATGCTTTATGAATGGGATTAAGTTTCTTTAAACTCTCCACATGCGTACACATTTTAGCCAGCCGTTATTTATAACGgctgtaattgtgtgtgtgtgtgtgtgtatatgttctGCCTTCCCATGCCcgtctctgtgtctgtggaATAATGGCCTTACTGGCCAATTTACTGCAATTTCTGTTTACCAGCAATCTAAACTTTATGACCTATAATTAGGTTTtagatgaattttaattgaGTGTGGCTAAATATACTGCAGAGTCATATCTCTGTTAAGTGCCACAGTTAGCTGGGGCACAAAGATTAGTTACAGTTGAAAGTTGAAGAGATGGTTTTCCtcaaaataaactgtacacatctttttttttttactttactttactcaATAGCTAGTCGATCTGCCAGGAAAGCCATAATTGTTACCTTCTTCTCACCGTTTTTTGCTTTAGCTCTGGTTTAAAAACATCTAAATTGAGGTCTCGCGTAACCCGGAGTGAGATGGCTGCGTAAGTTTTTTGCTCCGCTCGAGTTTGTTAATAAATCATGcttttttctccaaattaactttGTTAAGCAGACTATAAACATGTCAGGCACAACTTCTGATGAGGATTTTCCTATTTTTGCATCTACGCGTTTGCAGAAGGCTAAAGAAAAGGAGGCGAAAAGGCCTATTGTTCATGCGCCCTCGGCATATGCTAACACTAGCACAGCTGAACCGCACCTGGACATTGTGATTCGGTCAGAAATAAAGTCCAATGGATCACGTCTTGATGTAATCACAAGTCATCTGGATGGTATTGCCAACTCTGCTTCTTGCCTTCAGAATTTGTTTACCGCTCTTTCTGAAAAAGTCACTGATGCTGAATCACGCCAGGAAGAAGCTGAATGGAGGATTTCTTTTGCAAAAGATTTAGCAACAACTACGGAAAGGCAGGTGACTAACTTGAAGAGATGGTAGACCAACTGTAGTCAAAAGTAGACGACCTTGAAAATAGAGGCCGTCGAAAGAATCTGAAGATGGTGGGCCTGCCGGAGAAAGCCGAGGGCTCTGGCCCACTTTCGTCGTATCTTCAAGACATGATCCCAAAGTGGTTAGATCTGCCTGTTGAATTCCCTGTTCTGGATATTGAGATGGCTGGTCTTCCACTTTCGTGTCTGCATGATCCAAATTTAGCTCCGAGAAGCATCTTGAGTCGGTTTCCGAGGTTTACTGATAAAGAAGCGATATTGAAAGCCGCCATAAAGAAGACGATAACTCATAATGGATCAGAGCTTCGATCCTATTCGGATTTGTCAGCCGGTGTGCTGCAGAAGTGTTGTCAGTTCGGTTCTGTCGCGAAAGCTTTTGCTGCCGGTGGTTTGTATTGAGGGTTTGCCTATCCGGCTCGGCTCAGATGTCTGCATAATGGAAAGATTTGCCTGTTCAACGATCCAGACTCAGCCAATTTTGATTCTCTGGACAGTTGTCTaggttgtgatcacgtgacgctcggcgttaaaacaagaagcgcatgtgtgatacatgatactcggtactcgtaaaccaagacttgctcgtttttcatgtcaaaatttattaaaaatctttgctcgtcttgcggaacactcacaaactacgttactcgcaatccatatatatatatgccccAAATGTGGACTGTCTTCATTTCATGTCTCATGCGATTCTAAAGTATAATCAGCTCtgcaaaaacatttgtttcttaGGAGGTGATTTCAATGGCTTATTTGATGGAAATCTGGATAAATTTTCACCTCAAATTTTAATAAGTTACAAATCTTCACATACTTTACGTAACACCTGTAAAGACTTGATGGATATTTGGAGGACTGGTGGATATTTGGAGGGAGCTGCATCCTAAGGATAGAGATTATACtttctattattatattatacttgTGATAAAGTGGGACGCAGCCAAGGCTAGGTTGCGGGGTCACCTCATTGCTTATGCTGCCTTAaggaaaaaacttaaaatacagaaaaggaaATAATTAGAAGCTGAAATATCTTACCTGGAACAACAATATAAACGGTTGCCAAATCAAGATAATTGGATTTTATTGAATAGTGCTGGAGCCAAGCTTAACTTAGACTATACAGAACATACCAAGAAATTATTACATTACACTGAACAGCGCTACTATAAGTTTGGTAATAAACCCAGTCGACTCTTGACCTATCAGTTAAAAAATTAGCAGAGTGAAAGAACTATAAAAGCAATTAGGACATCTGCTGGCAACATGACTTTTGATTCCCAGGACATCAACACTTCTTTTTCTGATTTCTGTAGGAATCTTTATACACTGATTATCATGGATCAAATAAGAATTTGTGTAATTACTTAAATGAGATTTCTCTTCAAATGCTCCTTAAATGCCCCTTTCACCAGGGACGAAATTTGGCATGCCATTCAGTCAGTGCCATCCGGTAAAGCTCCTGGCCCAGATGGGTTTCCTATAGAGTTTTATAAGCAGCTTTGGCCTGAGCTTTGCCCTATTTTAATGCAGGTGATAAATAATCTTTTTGAAGCAAATCCTTTGCCTAAATCCTGGTCATTAGCAATTATCAGTCTGCTTCTGAAAAAAAGATCCAGGTATGGCTCAGACAATATTCAAAGAGTTCTAAATATTATAGATCACTTAAATTTCACCAAGGAATCTGCCTTCATTGTATCCCTAGACGTTAAAAGGCATTTGATAGGGTGGAATGGCCTTTTCTTTTTGCAGTCTGGCAAATataattagaaaataattttattacgTAGGTCAAACTCCTGTATTCTAATCATAGAGCTCAGGTTAACACTAATAGGATGTTGTCTAATAGATTTTCAGTAGGCAGAGGTTGTCGTCAAGGCTGTCCTTTTTCACCTTTGTTATTCTCTTTGGTTATCTAACCACTGGCGGTTGCTGTGATAACTAACAGTGGTATTCATGGTATTAAAATATGTCTGGAGGAACATCATATATCTCTATACGCAGATGATGTTCTATTGTATCCTAATAACCCTGACACCCCTGCGTGATTCATACGGTAattgaaaaatatagaaatttttACTAAATCAATCTGGATAAATCTCAAGGTCTGTATATGCATGTTCCCTCTGAAGCCATCTCAAAATCACCCTTTCACTTAGCACTTTctggattttaatatttaagaatTAATATTACTCCTAATTTGAAAAACCTCTTTGAAGCCAATTGCTCCTTTTTGATCACAAAAATCAACCAGAATTTATCAGATTGGCCGATTcttccaaaatctttttttcggCAGGATCAATATCATAAGAATAAACATCCTTCCAAGATTGAATTTCCCATTTCAAAATCTACCATGTtacttaaatgcatttttttttcaagaggaTTAATTTTTGCAGTATATTAAGAATTGAAATAAACCCAGACTTAAATGTTTGGTTTTATTGTAACCAAAGGAATTGCACATCATGCACATGTTAAGTTAGTTTATCTATAGATTTGATTCACGCTAGGTTGGGATTAAATCCACAAGATGCTTTCCCAGAATGTTATGTTCTCTACCATTTATTCATAATGTACAAAAAATCCAACAACTGATTTTACTGTAACAAACACTCCTTTGGTGTGGAGGGATATTAAGAAATACTTATCCATTCCAAATAAGTTGTGCTTTTAAGTCTCCAATTGCGCTTAATCTTGATTTTCCCACTTTCATATAGAGCATTAGCCTTTTGACTTGGAGGTCAAGAGGAGCGTATGAATTAGGTCACTTATTTGATGACGGCTGAAGATCATTTCAGGAGTCAAGACAGGAATTTAGTCTGCCCAGTAAAGATTTTCATAAATTCCTTTAAATACAACACTTTTTAGAGTTGCAGTTAAAACAAGGTAATATACGATTTGATCTTCCTGAAATAGAAAAAAGCTTTTCTCTTCATGTACTCTTAAAAAGATCTCTGAATTATTTGCATTGCTGTCCAATGTTGGCCCTTCGACCTTTGACTCTTTAAGGATGACATGGGAAAAAGGACTTGAGGTCTATTTTCAGTGATAAGGAGTGGCTATCTGTCTGCTTAAATATCTTTCCCAAAAGTGCTTTAATTTCGGTTtactaagaaaactttaaaaGGTATTCACAGGATTTATTTAACCCCAGTACGCCTTAATAGAATATTCTCACCTCAATCCCTTCCAGTTTGCTTATCAGTCCAATCGCTCATCCGATGATGCCATTGCTACGGCCCTTTACTCAGCGCTTACCCACCTGGAAAACAAAGACTCTTATGTTAGAATACTGTTTATGGACTTCAGCTCAGCGTTCAACAGGATCATCCCACAACAGCTCACTCACAAACTGATCCAGCTGGGGCTTAGCACCTCTCTGTGAAACCTGACTGGCAGACCTCAGGCAGTACGGGACGCCAATAACACTTCCAGCACCATCACTCTGAGCACAGGGGGCCCCCCAGGGATGTGTGCTAAGCCCCCTCCTCTTTACGCTGTTGACCCATGAGTGCACACCATTTCACAACTTCAACCTCTTCATCAATTTGGCAATTTACGGATGACACGACTGTGGTAGGTCTCATTggcaacaaagaaaaaataaaaaatagcaaaaagtGTTCTGGCGTATTTGGtcctctctctggaactttcttGAGGGTACTCATTGACTATGCCTTTCTAAActtggtttatatttttcatttcttgTGTCTCTTAAGCATTTATAGCCATTTGAATGTGTAACAAAAATTTTGTCTGTCGAGATACCTGTGCCACTGTTGTTGGTTTGttgaaatatgtaataaaaaaaaaaatctaaatcatcaCAGTTTGGATTTGTGGCTTTACTGTACATGGTATTGTGTAGTGTTTTAGTTATGTAGCTCACtatgtacatatttattttaccatGCTCTTTTTTTATCACTAATCACTCTCTTGTTTCTCTCTCGCACTTTGTAGGTGGTGTCGGGTGAATTCAGTGAGGACAGCGAGGTGTATAACTTTTCCCTCCAGGCTGGAGATGAGCTGACTCCAATGGGCCGGGCTGAGCTGCTCTGTGTCCAGTCTGCTCGTGAGAAGTCACGCCTGGCCGCGTTGTTGCGCCGGCTGGGCAGAGTGGGCGGGCCTTCAGGACGCCCCATTCGCACCAAGCTGCCCTGTCTGATCTGCCTGAACCAGCGGACACGTGAGAGCGTCCGTCTGCCTCTGCAGTGCCGGGGCCGTTTCTGCACTCGCTCACCCCTGGAGCTGCGCATGCAGGCGGGCGAACACACTCTGCGCACTATCATCGAACGTGTGCGGCTGCCTGTCAATGTGGCTGTACCACCACATCCACCACCTCCGCCTCGCAGCCGCTACGACCAGCACACCATCCGCCAGGGCCAGCGCTACAAGCTGCTCGCCATTGTTAGTCGGACAGTGGTGCTCTGCTGTGTCCTGCGCAAACAGGAAGTGACGCCTTCTcacttccttttgcttaatgATATGCCGCGCTTCACTCTACCTGACGGCTTGTTACGCGACGATCCTGTTTACCAGCGGGCGGTGCTCCTGAGCGCACTGCGTTGCCAGGAGACCTTCGACCCAGACGATTATTCCAGAGCTGTGCGGGAGGTAAAGGTGGACCTGACAGAGGAGTGTGTGAGCCCGCGCAGGATACGAGTGTATCCCATATTCTCACCTCAGAGACTCTCATTGTGCGTGTATGGGGGTGGGGCCATCACACCAACAACCACGCCAGGCTGCAGGGACTCGCTCGGAGACACACAAACTCCTCCTGGTggtgagggagagagggaggacaCAGGGGAGGGGGAAGAGCGAGAGTACGTCACCCCTGATTGGCCTGTAGAGACACAGGAAATTCCTTACGAAGAACTTTGGACCAATCAGAGTGGAGGAAGCTATGCAGAGGTCCCGGAAAGTACCGTGAAGGCTGAGCACAACCTTATATCCTTCCATTCCACCTCATCATTGGATGGTACAGTAGGCTCCACCCATGTTGCTATGGTGCAGATGGAAGCAGGACGAGTGTCGACTCCACCCCCTGTCCCCCCCAAATCAGAAGCTGTGAGTAGACCCATGTCTTTTTCCTTTAAGAGTGAAGGAGGTATGGCATTTGTGTCAATCCCAGTTGAGGAGGCCTCTGTGGGAATTCTCAAAACAGACATTTATAAAAGATTATATACAatggtaccttggcatacaaatGTAATTTGTCCCGGAGGTGAGTTCTTGAGGTAAAATTTTATAttgccaaatgtaaatgcagataatccttTCCAACCACTTAAACACATTACCAATACAGTAAGTTCCCAACTTACGAACATTTGAGTAATGAACCTACGTTTGTATCTGCAGAAATTCGTTAAATCGCGGAAGTAGCTCACATGTACAAGAAATAGACACTGTAGTGCACCAGGTACCAATATTTACAGCTATAAGAAATAAGGCGTCAATTAATCAGTCTGGAAGCACGataatagaaaatggctgtccaagccaatacagtggaaactcactttgtctgacttatgaacaaatccgacttacaaacatgcttCTGGAATAGAACTCGTTTGTAAGTAGGGGACAACCTGTATTATCAATTtacaacactataattatatttttgcatattaaaacaatcaagcatatagaaaagacatgtgaatgaagtaaaatatgtaacaaattaaaccttaatttatgatttctcttaGCTCCagctgatttaaaaacaaaactgaaagcggcactgttttcttcttgctagcGCCATTGCTGACTTTCTGGGGGctcatggtgctatgtctttactaaatcctGCTCAAAAAACCCCCACAAAAAAtatgacgcaaacaagttttgaccGGAAATATGCAGAATTGGAAGTACATGCTTTGTATGCAGAgccaaatttcttgcaaaatctTAGTTCTTAAGAAGAATGTTACCAAGTGTattgccgaggtaccactgtaatgCTGAATGACATGGCCCTAAATCCCATTATTTTACATTGTTGCCTGGAGTTCTTATTCTTAAGAATTCTCATAAAAATGGCTTGTGTAACCAGTGTCCATTTATTACATCACAGCGATTAACATTATGTGATGTTTTAATGCCGCAGTGCCACTCATCATCTACTGCAACTATGATATAGCTGTTAGCCAGAGCTTCAGTAAGGCAGATTCAGTGGTTTATTCATTAATCAATAGCTCTCCTTACACAAGATTTAAGATGTGTTTATGACCGTGCcgactctctctttttcctattCCCTTATGTCTTTTtcttatcctctctctctctctcttttcctctcgcTGTTGTTCTTTTATCTAAAGAGTCATTATAAATACCAGCAGATCACTTGAACACAGGTCAAGGCTCgtgggagacacacacacacacacacacacacacacacacatagggtCATGTATGTTCTGCTACAGTACTTCAGGACCTCTAAAGGGTCGTAAAGCTGCGCGGTTCTGGACTAAGGACTAAATAATTGATACAGCTTTTACAGGCCTAGTAATGGCCATACGCTTACGGGAAGTgagcatgaacacacacacagacacacatcttTATTGAAACTTTACTGTATCATCAGCTCTATAGTAGCGATTACAGCTCTGACAACGGGAATTATGGCCTATCTGtgccctctctctttctttctttctgtctctgtacttctttttcttctcctgcTTGCTCTTGCTCCCACGCAAAGTTTCTGCTCTGTAATTTAGttaaccaaaacacacacacacacacacacatatatatacacacacacacacactccctggTGGATCTGGACAGGAAGGCAGCGGAGGAAATACAGACAGATATTATTTAGATTAACAGACATAACAGGACTCCTCATCTATGTGAGCCAAgcctcacaacacacacacacacaccaacccacacacacaagtccTGGCATCTTTtgccaagcaaaaaaaaatatataaatcccaAGGCTCGTGTGTTATGAGGGGTTTAATATGGGGTACTGTACAAGCGCCAGACGGAGCGAGAGCAGCGCTCCAAACCTTTCCCACTTTCCCTGTGCTGCAAGTATTTCAGCTTTATCTATAAATGACCatctgtttttcatttcttcaGTAAGTTGTGAACAAGGTTTATAGAGGGAATAAGACTCCCATGTCATTACAATATTAAATCACACTGTATAAAATTGTGTAGAAATCGTATTTTGTTACATATCAAGACTAAGAAACTGGATGTCTCATCGAGACAGAGGTGACTATTTGAAGAGATTAGTTAATGAATGTCCTTGAATTTTCTTAgcaaactcttcttctcttttcccaCAAGGTGAAGGAGGAGTGTCGGTTTTTAAACGCTCCTCCGGTTCCACCCCGCTGCGCTCATGTTGGAGGCCCCAACCCCAGTCCTCCAGTTCCACCCCGCTTCCCTAAAGCTTCGGCTACAAGCACACGCAGTCCAAATGTGTCCTTTTACTCCTCAGGCCTGCCGGATAGGTAAATACATGTGCACACAATAAAAATGCATCTATATACAGTCTGTTTTGTGTACATGGACAGTTGCACTTGAAATTATTCAACCCAACTCAGTTTTTGGCCAAAATTACTAACTTGCAgctgtttgtaataaatcagtGAAACAAGAACAATTTAAGTAGCTCAATGTGGTTTCTCCAAAGTCAACTCAAATGGCCCCTTTTAAGGATCACTGCAGTCTTAGAATTATTTAACCCCCTGAAGAAAATCGCTCATTAGAGCACAAATTTGTGAATCAGGTGTTGTCTCAAGCACAGATTAGGTGCATAAGGTGTACTTGATTTAGAACACATTAAATACCTGGACATTCTAGAGATCTGTTGATGGAGATGTTTGACTGCATGTCGGAAATGCAAAGTCAAGAGAGTCCATATCGTCCATAAATCTAAGAGAAGAGACCATTGTCTTGCACAAACAAGAACaagtatatattaaaaaaatagcaaaggCACTAAATGTTCCTAAAAACACAGTAGGCAGCCAATTTTGCAAGTTTAAAGCTAAGGGAACAGTGCCTACACTACCTGGACGTGAGAGAAAGAGGACCAGCTGCTACCAGATTCCTGAAGAGGCAAGTGTTGAAAAACCACTTAAGTTTCACTCTGCACTATAAGGCGCATACTGAACAATGAAGGTCAACCCAAGATGTACCTCGTTACTGACCTTAAAACACCAGAAAAGTCAACTTAACTATtgtaaaaacatatgaaaaaacACTGAAGTTTGGGAATTTGGGCTTATGAATCATGTTTGGAGAAGAAAGAATGGAGCATATGCAGAAATGTGCATCTTGCCTACAGCGAAGCATAGTGGTGctctggggctgctttgctttTTCTGGCACTGGAAACCTGCATCGTGTAGAAGGCAAGATGGATTCAATCAAGTCAGtaattttggccaaaaaaaactacttttcaaTGGGGATGAAAGATTTCAAGTGCAATTGAACATATTTTAAGGGATCAACGGTAACACTGTGTAAGGGTAGATCTTTAATtaccatcttaaaacattttgGAGACAACAGTTAGGAATAAACTGagctgtgtttctttctttaattcacCTATAAACACTCTGAATCCCCTGTGTCTGCCAACTCAACCAAAGTTAATCCCCCTGCTCATTATCTAGTCGATCCTTCAGCTGATGCTTCAGCTCATCCTTCAACTCATCATCTAGCCCATCCTCAAGTCCATCCCCTAGGACATCCTACAATCCATATTCCATCTCATTCTCTAGTCCAACCTACAGCTCATTCTTATCCATCCTACAGCTCATCCTCTAGTCCATCCTCCAGTTCACTGGTTCCCAACCCTGTTGCTGGAGGACACTGCCTTGCATATGTCAATGATTTTCCTGCAGCCAGCACACCTGACTAAAATACAACACTACAATATGCAGGGCAGTGGTACTAAAGGAATAAAGTTAAGAACCATTGCTTTACTTTACCCCTCATCTCATCCCCTAGTCCATccaaaaaaatcatttagttcATCATTTAGCTTATCTTTTAGTTCATCCTTAGCTCATCCTCTAGTCTATCCACTAACTCATCCTTTAATCCATACTTTAGCTCAACCCCAGTTCCCCCCTCAGCTCAACCCCTAGTTCACATCCAGATCATCCTCTAGGTTATCCTCCAGATCGTCCCCTGCTTTACCACCTAGCTCAACCTCTAGCTCAATCTTTAATCCTAGGTCACAACCACCTTTTCCTCTAGTAAATCTTCCAGATAGTCCTCAACCCCCAGCACAATCTTTAATCCTAGGTCACATCCAGCTCATCCTATAGTTCACCCCTTAGCTTGTTCTCTAGTATATCTTTTAGTTAATCCTCTAGTTTAACATCACCTCATCCTCTAGTACATCCTCCAGCTCATCCTCTAGTTCACCCCTCACCTTGTTCTCTAGTACATCTTTTAGCTAATCCTCTAGTTTAACATCACCTTATCCTCTAGTCCATCCCCCATCACATTCTCTACCATGGAGTTCACCCCAGAATATCCTCAAGTCTATCCTCTAACTTATCTTCTAGTCTATCCTCCAGCTCAGCTTCTAGTCCATTCTGCAGGCAATAATCTAGTTCACCCCCAGTTAATTCTCTACTGCACCCAAGCTCATCCAGTCATTCATTCTCCAGCTCATCCTCTAGGCCTTCCTCCAGTTTATCCAGTCTATCCTCCATCATATTGACTATTGCAGCTCTCACTTGAATCCCTAACCTATCCATCCTTATCCTCTAGTCCATTCTACAACTCAATTTATGGGCCAAAACCCATCTTAACCCCTAATTCATCACATAGCTCATCCCCTTTTCCTTACATCTCCAATTTAATCTTTCTTACTTGAACCATCCCTAAACTCAACCCTTCTCATAAGCACCCGATCTCAAACTCTAGTCCATCCATCCAGCTTTTTCCCCAATTTATCATCCAGCTCATTATTAAATCCTGAAACTATTCGTATACCTGGTTTGTCTTCTATCCCGTCAAGTAGTACTTTCCAAGGGTTACTCCCTACACCGTCTTCTGGTACATTTCTCTGCACATTCCATGGTCTGTATCTTAGTCTATTCTTTAGTCTACGAGTCCATCCCTATGTTTAGCCACTAGTGTATCCCATCATTCATCACCCAGAAGATATATCATCAACATTATAAACAAAGCATTTTTAGGTAACAGTGTTTAATTTTCTATCTGTCTTTCCCCAGCTCTGCTCCTCGTAGTGGCAGTAATTCTCCCTCTCCAGACTCCTACTCTCTGTACTGTTACCCATGCACATGGGCTGACTGTGTAACCTCTGACCCCTCCGCATCACCTGACCCTAACCAGCCCGCCCAGGCGTGCTGGTCTCACCCCCGAAGTGGTGGAGTTTTTACTTCTAACATTCTAAACACACCTTTACTTAGCACAGACACTGCACACAAAAACTACTCCACCTGTCCCCGACCACGCCCAGCTGCACAGAACCGCTTTGCCCCATTTGGAGCTCTGAACCCTTTTGCCAATCCAGGACACGCCTCCTCTGATTGGCTTGCCACGGGCCGGAAATCCCCCAATCTCATGCCTGATGTCACTAGCGCCACACCTCAGGAGTCTCAAGCCAATCAGGAAGCAAGTCCAGTTCCTCCACCCAGACCACAAAAAAGCTTAGAAGAGGAAACATCAGTGTCTTCCACGGTGAGGGGTGCGGAAGGTGGAGCCAGCCTATCATGGCGACCCCCAGTGGACCTGTGCTGGCTCTCGGTGGAGGAGGTGTCATCCTGCCTACGATTTATCGGGCTGTCGGACGATGTGATTGGCCTGTTCAGCAGAGAGAGGATTGACGGTTCAATATTCACCCAACTCACAGAAGAAATCCTGTCTGAAGACTTCAGCCTTACCAAACTGCAGGTCAAAAAGATAATGCAGTTCATCAAGGGTTGGAGACCCAAGatataagacacacacacacacacacacacacacacactgtggagaGTAAACCCAAATGCATGATGGAAAATAAGAAATGTGCGTTTCCACAGAGGTTCGTTAGCCATTTTGAGGAGAAG belongs to Clarias gariepinus isolate MV-2021 ecotype Netherlands chromosome 2, CGAR_prim_01v2, whole genome shotgun sequence and includes:
- the gareml gene encoding GRB2-associated and regulator of MAPK protein 2, with the protein product MEKLSASISELSWSAVSLPLDAVVGKFRLPTLVKLSAGENVEGLSEEDVVLLHSCRQWTTVTAHSLEEGHYVIGPKIDIPLPYQGKFKLLDQDRDVREPVQYFASVEEIAGTFPDRVFVMEPITFSMKVVSGEFSEDSEVYNFSLQAGDELTPMGRAELLCVQSAREKSRLAALLRRLGRVGGPSGRPIRTKLPCLICLNQRTRESVRLPLQCRGRFCTRSPLELRMQAGEHTLRTIIERVRLPVNVAVPPHPPPPPRSRYDQHTIRQGQRYKLLAIVSRTVVLCCVLRKQEVTPSHFLLLNDMPRFTLPDGLLRDDPVYQRAVLLSALRCQETFDPDDYSRAVREVKVDLTEECVSPRRIRVYPIFSPQRLSLCVYGGGAITPTTTPGCRDSLGDTQTPPGGEGEREDTGEGEEREYVTPDWPVETQEIPYEELWTNQSGGSYAEVPESTVKAEHNLISFHSTSSLDGTVGSTHVAMVQMEAGRVSTPPPVPPKSEAVKEECRFLNAPPVPPRCAHVGGPNPSPPVPPRFPKASATSTRSPNVSFYSSGLPDSSAPRSGSNSPSPDSYSLYCYPCTWADCVTSDPSASPDPNQPAQACWSHPRSGGVFTSNILNTPLLSTDTAHKNYSTCPRPRPAAQNRFAPFGALNPFANPGHASSDWLATGRKSPNLMPDVTSATPQESQANQEASPVPPPRPQKSLEEETSVSSTVRGAEGGASLSWRPPVDLCWLSVEEVSSCLRFIGLSDDVIGLFSRERIDGSIFTQLTEEILSEDFSLTKLQVKKIMQFIKGWRPKI